CGGGCTACGGGGCTATTTTGCCCCTCCTTTAGGGAGCTGACATGGGCGACAAATCACCACGGCAAACCGCGTCGAAGAAGTCAAGCAAGTCGATCAAGGAAAAACGCGCCGACAAACGCGCTGGCGATTCCGCATCAGCCACCACTGATAAACCAACCCCTGTGAAAAAGAAATGAACACCCCCGCAGCCGGGCTGCGCTTGGGAGTTATAGGCAAATCCCGCAAGCCCGATGAACGGCGCGCACCCATCCACCCGGAGCACTTTTCCCGGATGGAACCAGAACTCCGCGCACGCATGACGGTTGAGGAAGGCTATGGTCTGCGTTTTGGGGTCACTGACGATGTTCTCGCGACTATGGTGGGCGCCGTCGCACCCCGCGAACAGGTCATTGCCAACTCCGATGTGGTGCTCCTCCCCAAACCGCAGGCGGCCGATCTTGAAGACCTCAAGGACGGGCAGATCTTGTGGGGCTGGCCGCATTGCGTCCAAGACCGTGCCATCACCCAGCTGGCCATTGACAAGAAACTGACATTGATTGCCTTTGAAGCCATGAACCACTGGGCCCCCGACGGCGGATTCGGCCTCCACGTTTTCCACAAAAACAACGAGCTCGCCGGCTACTCATCGGTCATGCATTCACTGGGCCTGACGGGTTCCACGGGCGATTATGGCCGTCGGCTCAAGGCCGTGGTCATTGGCTTTGGCGCCACCGCTCGTGGCGCCGTGACGGCTCTGAATGCGTTGGGAATCCACGAGGTGCAGGTCCTCACGAGCCGCAATGTGGCAGCCGTAGCGTCCCCCATTCATTCGGCCGAAATGGTTCAATTCGATTTCGCACCCGATGCGCCGCACATCGGTTTTGTCATGCTCGAGGACGGCGACATGCCGCTGAGCACCTTCCTGGCCGAGGCCGACATCGTGGTGAACTGCACCCTGCAGGACCCCAACGCACCCATGACCTACCTGCGGGAAGAGGACCTTGACGCGTTCCGGCCCGGCAGCTTGATCGTGGATGTCTCCTGTGACGAGGGTATGGGTTTCAGCTGGGCCCGCAACACAACATTCACCGATCCCATGTTCACCGTGGGCAACTACATCAACTATTACGCGGTGGACCACAGCCCCAGCTATCTGTGGAACTCGGCTACGTGGGAAATCAGCGAAGGCTTGATGCCGTTCATCGAACCCGTATTGGCCGGGCGCGAAGCCTGGGCGGGCGTTGACACCATCACCCGCGCCATTGAAATTTCCGACGGCGTTATCGTCAACCCAGCGATCCTCGAGTTCCAGCACCGTCAGGAAAGTTACCCGCACCTGCCGCTGGCCGAAGGTTAATCTGCGGGGTCAAGTTAGACGGGGCGGGCCCGGCGGACGGCCGCCTGCCGCCTCGCTTAGCTGGCTTTGGCCACAATAAACACCGGATTACGGGCGCTGCGCAGATTGACGCGCAGCGCCAGTTGTCCGCGCTTGGCCAAGATTAATCCGATCACCACAGCGGCCAGGGCGGGCATACCGCCAGCAACAAGGGTGGCGCCCTGGACGCCCCAATTTTCCGCCA
The Arthrobacter alpinus genome window above contains:
- a CDS encoding N(5)-(carboxyethyl)ornithine synthase, with the translated sequence MNTPAAGLRLGVIGKSRKPDERRAPIHPEHFSRMEPELRARMTVEEGYGLRFGVTDDVLATMVGAVAPREQVIANSDVVLLPKPQAADLEDLKDGQILWGWPHCVQDRAITQLAIDKKLTLIAFEAMNHWAPDGGFGLHVFHKNNELAGYSSVMHSLGLTGSTGDYGRRLKAVVIGFGATARGAVTALNALGIHEVQVLTSRNVAAVASPIHSAEMVQFDFAPDAPHIGFVMLEDGDMPLSTFLAEADIVVNCTLQDPNAPMTYLREEDLDAFRPGSLIVDVSCDEGMGFSWARNTTFTDPMFTVGNYINYYAVDHSPSYLWNSATWEISEGLMPFIEPVLAGREAWAGVDTITRAIEISDGVIVNPAILEFQHRQESYPHLPLAEG